From the genome of Candidatus Saccharimonadales bacterium:
ATGTACTAGCCCCTAAGCATCGTCGGGATACATCTAAGATTGACACTCGTACGGTGTCCCGTTCTAGCCATTAGGCTAAACGACAATATTAATCAGCCGGCCAGGGATATAAATCACCTTGGCTGGTTTTTTGTCGCCAATAAATTTGGTGACATTTTCTTGTTCTAGCGCCTCTGCGGTCACATCTTCCTGTGTTGCGTCCGTCGCAACTTCTAGCTTAGCTCGTAATTTGCCATTTACCTGAACGATAATCGTCGAGGACTCGCTCTTAGTCAAAGCATCGTCCCACTGCGGCCAACCGGCAGACTCGATCATCGTATCATTGCCGAGCTGTTGCCATAATTCAGCGCTTATGTGCGGTGCGAATGGTGCAAGCATACGGTTAAGCGCACCTAGAGCCTCATGCCATACTTCATCTGAAAAACCATCGACTTTGAATTTATATAGTTCGTTCACATATTCCATTAACGCAGAGATAGCTGTATTAAAGCTAAGCCGGTGATAATCGTCAGTCACTTTTTTAATCGTTTTGTGCTGCAGACGCTTTATTTCATCATCGTGACCAGTAAATTGCTTGCTACTTTCTAGGAATTCTTGGTTAAGCACCCAAACACGGTTAAGGAAACGGTAAATTCCGGCGATTCCACGCGAGTCCCATGGTGCATCAAGCTCGATCGGCCCCATGAACAACACATAGGTGCGGAGTGCATCGGCACCGTAACCCTGGTCGATAATGTCAAGCGGATCAATGACATTCCCCAGGCTCTTGCTCATTTTGCGACCGTCTTCGGCATTAATATAGCCATGGTAGACAAGTTTCTTGACCGGTTCACGGAAATTCGTTAGCCCCATGTCTTTGAACACATGCGTCCAAAAACGAACGTATAGTAAATGGGCTACCGCGTGATCGCCACCTACGTAATAATCAACAGGTGACCAGTAATTGGCTTTTTCAGGATTCCACGCTTGTTTGTCATTGTGTGGATCAGCATAACGCAAAAGATACCAGCTGCTACATGCATAGCCATCCATCGTATCGGTCTCGCGCTCGGCAGGACCGCCACAGGTTGGACAGACGGTGTTCACCCAGTCTGTTACACCGGCAAGTGTTGATTTGCCATCACCTTTTGGCGCGAAATCTTTTAGTTCTGGTAGCACCACAGGTAATTGATCCTCCGGAACGGGAACAGCACCGTGTTCGGGACAGTGAATAATCGGGATAGGTGCACCCCAATAGCGCTGACGACTAATAAGCCAGTCGCGCATTTTGTAGGTAACTTTGCTTTTGCCCCTACTCTCTTGCTCTAGCCAGGCAACGATCTCTTCGCGAGCTTCGCTACTTTCCATACCATCAAACGTTCCGCTGTTAATAAGTGGGCCTTCGCCGTGGTATATTCCTATTTCTTCGTCAGATTCAGGTTTTTCAATAACTTCAACGATTGGAAGATTGAATTTTTCTGCAAACGCAAAGTCGCGCTCATCATGTGCTGGTACCGCCATAACTGCACCCGTTCCATAGCCAGCAAGTACGTAATCGGCGATCCAAATAGGCACTTTTTCACCTGTTGTCGGGTTAATTGCATAGCTTCCCGTGAAGACGCCTGTTTTATCTTTACTATCGGTCATGCGCTCGATTTCGGATTTTTTAACAGACTCGGTAATATACTTCTCAACTGATTCTTTAAATTCACTTGCTGCAAGTTTTTTAGCGAGCTCGTGTTCGGGTGCAAGGACAACAAACGTCGCACCAAAAATCGTATCTGGTCGAGTTGAAAAAACAGTGATTATATCTTTCGTATCGTCAACCACAAATTCAATTTCGGCACCTTGAGAACGGCCAATCCAGTTTGTTTGAGCAGTTTTAATCTTTTGTGGCCAGTCTAAATCTTCGATTTCATCTAAAAGCGCGTCAGCATAATCCGTGATCTTGAAGAACCATTGGTTCATGGATTTTTTGATAACTTCGCTGCCACAACGCCAGCATTTGCCACCTTCGACTTGTTCGTTTGCGAGTACTGTTTTATCTACCGGACACCACCATTGCAAACTCTCTTTTTGGTAGGCGAGTCCGCGTTCAAAAAACTTCGTAAAGATCCACTGGGTCCAGCGGTAATATTCGGGGTCGGATGTATTAATCTCACGCGACCAGTCGATACTGACGCCCATGCGTTTTAGCTGGTTTTTGAAGTTTGCGATATTCGTTTTCGTAACAACTGCAGGTGCTGTCCCCGTTTTAATAGCATAGTTTTCCGCAGGCAGCCCGAATGAGTCCCAACCCATTGGATTAAGAACGTTTTTGCCGTGCGCTCGGTGAAAGCGAGCGATTGAATCGACAATTGCATGTTCGAACGCATGGCCCGTGTGCATACCTGCGCCACTTGGGTATGGAAACATACAGGAAATATAGAGTTTTTGCTTGCTAAGATCCTCTTCGACATCGTATGTTTTTTGGTCTTCCCAAATAACCTGCCACTTGGGTTCAATATCGGAGGGATTGTAACGCTTCATGCGTTCTAGTATAACAAACTTTTCACCCCTGGTAGGAAAAAGCGTTACAGATCTTAGCTTTGTATTTGCGCTTTAGCCATACCGGCATAGACGGATTGTATAAGTGTCTCAATTTCGGTTTTGAGTTCGTCAATTGTCACCGATTTTTCTGGTACAGTCACATTAGCTGTTTTATTAAAGACTGGTTCAAAAACGAAGGTTCTTTTTTCAGGACCAGTTTCGTCCTTGGTGCTAAACTTTGTAATTTCGTGCGACCATTGACTCACCCATACTTCCATTCGCGTTTCGTTCGCGGCATTTTTGTCAGATGCTACCGCATTATTTTCATCAATCGTAATGTTTGGATCACAATCCTGCAGCGATTTAAACACACGGGTATTTTTTAGTTCTCGGGCAAAGCCTTTTGCCCCCTCGTTGTTGCTTTTAATCGTATACCCGAGGCTGCCGTCTTTAGTCCCGAGGTTTTGTTCGATAGTTAGGAATTTATTTTTCTTGTAGATATTTGCAACCTCGTCCGTAGCTGCTTTGTCACTTTGGAACTTAGTGATCGTATCGCCGATACATTTTTGCATTTTGCTGGTTGCTACGCTGAATTGTTTCGTATCAGCAGCACTTATCTTGACCCAACGATCATCAATTTTAGCAATTAACTGGTCAAAAACGTCTTGAGACCCTGGAAGAATAACCCCGCTGTATGCCTTAACGACATCTTTTACATTCTTGACCTTGAAATAAAGAGTGCCTTCACCATCTATGAGCCCGCTGCCATTTACCGTAACCGGCCGTCCTCCCATATCAAGAGTAGCCTTAACGTTTACGTTTCCCTTGGCTCGGTCGGTCGCACCATCAATCTCTATTTTTACTTTAGTCGCACCATTTGTCACGTCCATTAACCCAGTAAAGGTAAGTGTTTTTGCTTTAATCGCGTTCATAACGCTATCGGCCACCACCTTTTCAGGGTTCTGATACCAGAAATTATATGCGAGTACGCTGCCTGCGCCAAGAATAACGGCAACAATAGCAATGATGATACCGATAATAATAAGTTTTTTACTGCGGCGCTTGGGAACTGTGGGCGCAGGAGTAGGTTCGCCAGGAGTATTGGATTGAAAAGGCATAGGTATAGGTATCTTTTCTTGCCTACTATGTCTGTCAAAAGAGTTGAATTCGTCGTTTTTCATGCATACTCCTTGCACGTACACGCATTATGCTTATATTTATAGCATATCATGTGCAAAAAGGAGAGTATCAGAATTTAGAAAAGAATGCGTTCTTAACTCTCATCCAGTCAGCTGATTGCCGTACTAGCTCATCTTCTTCACTAAGAACACACAAAACCTTCACTGCTTCTTCGACGTAGCCGCCATTTTGCGAGCCTTTTGCAAGGATTGCCGCACCAGGTTCTACGACGCTACGGACAAAACCACCAGCATCGATTGCGCTTTTGAAACTTTTAACCTGGCATCCCCGTGCGCGTGCCGCAGGGGCAAGGTATTTCTCTGCGTCGTCGCCAACGGTCACTACCCAAGACAACAGACTTGCATCACATAGTGCGCCCAATTTTTGATGCTCGCCCTCAGAAGACTCACCAAGTTCATTCATCGATCCTAAAATAACAACCCGTTGAGGAACTTGAAGACTGTACAGCGTCTGTAATGCCGAACTAGCCGCAACCGGACTAGAATTATACGTATCATCAATAATAATCGTGTCATCAATTCCACGCAGTAAATTCATACGGCCTGGAACGGCTCGAATTAGCCCTAGGCCTTTTGCTATCTCGTCGATTGTTAGCCCTAGTTTCACCGCTACAGCTACAGCCCCCATCGCGGGACGAAGACTATGCTCGCCCACAACTTTAATAGTTGCCTGTATAGATTGGTCGAATTCGGGGGTGATTACCTGTCCTTTATAGCCTGTTTCCAGAGCAAAATCTTCTTCTTCGAAACGATACTCGGCCAGACCTGTCGTACCGTACGTATCAACATTTGAGTTGATTAGGTATTTTGCATACCCACCATCAACATCGTCCCGGTTAATGATGGCAATTTCAGAAAAGTTAGCAGCTGTTAGTTCTTCTTCTGCGACCACATCCATAGTTTTGAAAAACTCCATGTGTTCAGCAGTAACAGCAGTAACGACACCGATATACGGCCGCATATACTTGCCAAATGCGGCAATGTCACCCGGCTTGTCTGATCCAAGCTCTTGCACGATAACGTCTACTCCCGTAGGTTGGTTGATACGCTTGCGGGCAGCCGCAAAAATAGACAGCCATGCAAAAGGATTTTTGAGCTTATCTAATGCAGGATACTCAACTCCCAAGATGGCGAGTGGGACACTCATGTCGGTATTGTGGTTTCCCTCATGTAGTGCAACCCGATAGCGTGTAGATAGTAGCGTCGCAATGGCGCGTTTCGTGCTGGTTTTACCGACACTACCCGTAACGACAACGAGTTTTACCTCCGGGTGTTTACGGAAATATTTTCGAACATAATCTTCAAGACGTTTTTGGATGATTTTTTTGAACATGCTTACCCCTATCATAAACGATAGGTAGGCAAAGGAGCAAATTCGTTCAGCTCTTAGATCAATAACTAAAATTAGTTACTCATACAAAAGTTGTAAGGCCTCCTGGGCCCGACTCACTCACGAAGAGGAATCGGGCCCAGGTTGGGCAGGGAGAACAGTCAGGTCGCTACAGTTGCAACCTGATCGCCGTAGAGAGAAAGAGCGCCATCACGATCACCAGCGCCATCATGACGGCGCCGGCGTTGATCTGGTTCTGCTCCAGGATCTCCTTGACGGTGCAGTTGGTGAGCACCAGGCGGTCGATGAGCCAGCGGGCCAAGTACAGACCGATCACGGCGACCAACGTCGTAGCGAAGAACCCGGCAAAACCGGAACGCCACCCACTGAAGTCGCCGGCAACACCCTCACGTACCACCATGGATGTGCCGATCAACATGCCGGCGACCTCGTAGGCCGCCGCCAGGTTGCCCTGCGCGATCTCGTCTTGCAGGTTGTACCGCTTACCCCCGTCTCGCAGAACCTTACGGAGCTGAAAGCGGGTGATCCGTTCGTGAATGAACACGAACACCCCCACGACCAGCAGCAAGCCGAGCACTCCGAAGACTACCGTGCTTTCCATACTCTTTAACACCGACGATGCCTGACCATCAAGCGAACCGTTCAGAGCGAAGCCGGCGCAGATGTAGAACCCTGCCTCGACCGCCCCGACAGCCTTGTTGCCCTTCAGGAGCTCGTCGATATTGCGCACTTTGCGCAGCACGACCCAGTCGACGACCGGACGCACCAACAAAAGCGCGGCGAATACCCACGCACCTTCCAGTAACATCCATCCGATGACCCCATAGCCATCGTCGTGAATGGAGTACTTGAAGATGTGGAGCATGCCGATCGCTTGACCGACGACCAGTGATAGGCGTTGAATGGTG
Proteins encoded in this window:
- a CDS encoding Mur ligase family protein is translated as MFKKIIQKRLEDYVRKYFRKHPEVKLVVVTGSVGKTSTKRAIATLLSTRYRVALHEGNHNTDMSVPLAILGVEYPALDKLKNPFAWLSIFAAARKRINQPTGVDVIVQELGSDKPGDIAAFGKYMRPYIGVVTAVTAEHMEFFKTMDVVAEEELTAANFSEIAIINRDDVDGGYAKYLINSNVDTYGTTGLAEYRFEEEDFALETGYKGQVITPEFDQSIQATIKVVGEHSLRPAMGAVAVAVKLGLTIDEIAKGLGLIRAVPGRMNLLRGIDDTIIIDDTYNSSPVAASSALQTLYSLQVPQRVVILGSMNELGESSEGEHQKLGALCDASLLSWVVTVGDDAEKYLAPAARARGCQVKSFKSAIDAGGFVRSVVEPGAAILAKGSQNGGYVEEAVKVLCVLSEEDELVRQSADWMRVKNAFFSKF
- a CDS encoding DUF350 domain-containing protein, whose translation is MLLEGAWVFAALLLVRPVVDWVVLRKVRNIDELLKGNKAVGAVEAGFYICAGFALNGSLDGQASSVLKSMESTVVFGVLGLLLVVGVFVFIHERITRFQLRKVLRDGGKRYNLQDEIAQGNLAAAYEVAGMLIGTSMVVREGVAGDFSGWRSGFAGFFATTLVAVIGLYLARWLIDRLVLTNCTVKEILEQNQINAGAVMMALVIVMALFLSTAIRLQL
- the leuS gene encoding leucine--tRNA ligase, with the protein product MKRYNPSDIEPKWQVIWEDQKTYDVEEDLSKQKLYISCMFPYPSGAGMHTGHAFEHAIVDSIARFHRAHGKNVLNPMGWDSFGLPAENYAIKTGTAPAVVTKTNIANFKNQLKRMGVSIDWSREINTSDPEYYRWTQWIFTKFFERGLAYQKESLQWWCPVDKTVLANEQVEGGKCWRCGSEVIKKSMNQWFFKITDYADALLDEIEDLDWPQKIKTAQTNWIGRSQGAEIEFVVDDTKDIITVFSTRPDTIFGATFVVLAPEHELAKKLAASEFKESVEKYITESVKKSEIERMTDSKDKTGVFTGSYAINPTTGEKVPIWIADYVLAGYGTGAVMAVPAHDERDFAFAEKFNLPIVEVIEKPESDEEIGIYHGEGPLINSGTFDGMESSEAREEIVAWLEQESRGKSKVTYKMRDWLISRQRYWGAPIPIIHCPEHGAVPVPEDQLPVVLPELKDFAPKGDGKSTLAGVTDWVNTVCPTCGGPAERETDTMDGYACSSWYLLRYADPHNDKQAWNPEKANYWSPVDYYVGGDHAVAHLLYVRFWTHVFKDMGLTNFREPVKKLVYHGYINAEDGRKMSKSLGNVIDPLDIIDQGYGADALRTYVLFMGPIELDAPWDSRGIAGIYRFLNRVWVLNQEFLESSKQFTGHDDEIKRLQHKTIKKVTDDYHRLSFNTAISALMEYVNELYKFKVDGFSDEVWHEALGALNRMLAPFAPHISAELWQQLGNDTMIESAGWPQWDDALTKSESSTIIVQVNGKLRAKLEVATDATQEDVTAEALEQENVTKFIGDKKPAKVIYIPGRLINIVV